One part of the Arabidopsis thaliana chromosome 1 sequence genome encodes these proteins:
- the LPAT4 gene encoding lysophosphatidyl acyltransferase 4 (lysophosphatidyl acyltransferase 4 (LPAT4); FUNCTIONS IN: acyltransferase activity; INVOLVED IN: metabolic process; EXPRESSED IN: 25 plant structures; EXPRESSED DURING: 13 growth stages; CONTAINS InterPro DOMAIN/s: Phospholipid/glycerol acyltransferase (InterPro:IPR002123); BEST Arabidopsis thaliana protein match is: lysophosphatidyl acyltransferase 5 (TAIR:AT3G18850.4); Has 2097 Blast hits to 2094 proteins in 638 species: Archae - 0; Bacteria - 957; Metazoa - 532; Fungi - 179; Plants - 135; Viruses - 4; Other Eukaryotes - 290 (source: NCBI BLink).), whose amino-acid sequence MEVCGDLKSDNLKNRPLTPLRILRGLMILLVFLSTAFMFLLYFAPIAALGLRLLSVQQSRKVVSLIFGLWLALWPYLFETVNGTTVVFSGDIIPVEKRVLLIANHRTEVDWMYLWNIALRKGCLGYIKYVLKSSLMKLPIFGWGFHVLEFIPVERKREVDEPVLLQMLSSFKDPQEPLWLALFPEGTDFTEEKCKRSQKFAAEVGLPALSNVLLPKTRGFGVCLEVLHNSLDAVYDLTIAYKPRCPSFMDNVFGTDPSEVHIHVRRVLLKEIPANEAESSAWLMDSFKLKDKLLSDFNAQGKFPNQRPEEELSVLKCIATFAGVISLTVVFIYLTLYSHSCFKVYACLSGTYLTFATYYKFQPSPGCFREDSCKVKNH is encoded by the exons ATGGAAGTTTGCGGGGATCTGAAATCTGATAACTTAAAGAACCGCCCCTTGACTCCGCTTAGGATTCTGAGGGGCTTGATGATCCTGCTGGTGTTTCTGTCTACTGCTTTTATGTTTCTGCTGTACTTTGCACCAATAGCTGCTCTAGGTCTACGGCTTCTGAGTGTGCAACAATCTAGAAAAGTTGTTTCGTTAATCTTTGGTCTCTGGTTAGCTTTGTGGCCTTACCTGTTTGAAACGGTTAACGGGACAACTGTGGTGTTCTCTGGAGACATCATTCCGGTTGAGAAACGTGTTTTGCTTATTGCAAATCACAGGACGGAGGTGGATTGGATGTATCTGTGGAATATTGCCTTGAGAAAAGGCTGTCTTGGCTACATCAAATACGTGCTCAAGAGCAGCTTGATGAAATTACCTATTTTTGGTTGGGGCTTTCATGTTTTGGAATTTATCCCGGTGGAGAGGAAGCGGGAGGTCGACGAACCTGTTTTGCTTCAAATGCTTTCATCTTTTAAggatcctcaagaacccttATGGCTTGCTCTATTCCCTGAAGGAACCGATTTCAC TGAAGAGAAATGCAAGAGAAGCCAAAAGTTTGCAGCTGAAGTTGGTCTTCCAGCACTATCAAACGTACTTCTACCAAAAACAAGGGGTTTTGGCGTTTGCTTAGAAGTTCTTCATAACTCTTTGGATGCAG TATATGATTTGACTATCGCATATAAACCTCGCTGCCCATCTTTCATGGACAATGTATTCGGGACGGATCCTTCAGAAGTACATATCCACGTTCGGCGAGTTCTACTAAAGGAGATTCCAGCAAACGAGGCAGAATCTTCTGCTTGGTTAATGGATTCATTTAAGTTGAAGGACAAACTGCTATCCGATTTCAATGCTCAGGGGAAATTCCCCAATCAAAGACCAGAAGAAGAACTCTCTGTTCTCAAGTGCATTGCAACATTTGCAGGGGTAATATCTTTGACAGTAGTGTTCATATATCTGACCTTGTATTCACATAGCTGTTTCAAAGTATATGCTTGTCTAAGCGGCACATATTTAACTTTTGCTACATATTACAAGTTCCAACCCTCACCTGGCTGTTTTAGAGAAGATTCTTGTAAAGTTAAAAACCATTAA
- the TLP-3 gene encoding thaumatin-like protein 3 (thaumatin-like protein 3 (TLP-3); FUNCTIONS IN: molecular_function unknown; INVOLVED IN: response to other organism; LOCATED IN: endomembrane system; EXPRESSED IN: 21 plant structures; EXPRESSED DURING: 13 growth stages; CONTAINS InterPro DOMAIN/s: Thaumatin, conserved site (InterPro:IPR017949), Thaumatin, pathogenesis-related (InterPro:IPR001938); BEST Arabidopsis thaliana protein match is: Pathogenesis-related thaumatin superfamily protein (TAIR:AT1G75050.1); Has 1604 Blast hits to 1584 proteins in 178 species: Archae - 0; Bacteria - 37; Metazoa - 52; Fungi - 78; Plants - 1423; Viruses - 2; Other Eukaryotes - 12 (source: NCBI BLink).), whose translation MAKISSIHILFFVFITSGIADSATVFTLQNSCAYTVWPGTLSGNSITLGDGGFPLTPGASVQLTAPTGWSGRFWARTGCNFDASGHGTCVTGDCGGVLKCTGGGVPPATLAEFTVGSSNAGMDFYDVSLVDGYNVKMGIKPQGGFGNCKYAGCVSDINEICPSELRIMDPNSGSVAACKSACAAFSSPEFCCTGAHATPQTCSPTYYSSMFKNACPSAYSYAYDDASSTFTCTGSNYLITFCPTQS comes from the exons ATGGCGAAAATCTCCAGTATTcacattctcttcttcgtcttcatcacAA GTGGCATTGCTGATTCCGCCACCGTATTCACTTTACAAAACAGTTGTGCGTACACCGTTTGGCCGGGAACTCTCTCCGGCAACAGCATCACCCTCGGCGACGGCGGATTTCCCTTAACTCCAGGCGCTTCCGTGCAGCTCACGGCTCCTACCGGTTGGTCAGGCCGGTTCTGGGCTCGTACCGGCTGCAACTTTGACGCCTCCGGTCACGGTACCTGCGTCACCGGAGACTGCGGCGGCGTTTTAAAATGTACCGGCGGCGGAGTTCCTCCAGCGACTCTAGCGGAATTCACCGTGGGATCAAGCAATGCCGGCATGGATTTCTACGACGTGAGCCTCGTCGACGGTTACAATGTAAAGATGGGGATAAAACCACAGGGAGGATTCGGAAATTGCAAATACGCAGGCTGCGTCTCGGACATCAACGAGATTTGCCCTAGCGAGCTTAGGATCATGGATCCGAATTCGGGAAGTGTCGCGGCGTGTAAGAGCGCTTGCGCGGCGTTTAGTTCGCCGGAATTTTGCTGTACTGGTGCTCACGCGACGCCGCAAACTTGTTCTCCGACGTATTACTCGTCCATGTTTAAGAACGCTTGTCCTAGCGCTTATAGTTACGCTTACGACGACGCATCGAGCACTTTCACTTGTACCGGATCTAACTACTTGATCACTTTCTGCCCTACCCAGTCTTAA